Within the Bacteroidales bacterium genome, the region AGCTCTTCAAGTATTCCGGAAATAAAGCGAAATGGAGTTCTTACACTAAACATGTTCACCACCCACACAGGGATGGATCCGCCGGGATCTATCCAGCCGTTAACCATTATCCGGGTTTCTGCCGAATCGGGGAAAAACCTGAGCTCCCATTCTTCATGAAAGTCTTCAATTCGTATCAGCTTCCCATTGCTTTGAACCCAACCGGGAAGGTCATCGGATACCAGCTTAATGATTTCCGGCCGGAACTTTACCTTCATATCCATCACCATTTCCCGGCCTTTAACAGGCCAGGGCATGTCAAACCGCATGTAGTTAATGTACCTCTCCTTTTCCCGGTGATCCAAAAAAGCCAGCGAATCGACCAGTTCCATATATTTCAGGTTCTCCCGGAAATCAATCAACTGCTCAAAGACTTCTTCCGGCTCCTTCTCAATTGAGGTAACGACTTTGTACATATAGATTCCTCCTTCTTCCCGCTCCCGGGTATAAACCTGTATGCCATTCTTTTCCTTTTTCAGCTCCCATTGATCATCATCTTCTGCTGCACACGGAACTACGGTCATAAGCATCAGCAGGAAAATTGCTTCAGAAAAAATCTTCATGATAGGCTCACTTTACCTAATAAAACACCCATTAAAAATTTGAGTTCAAAAAGTCAAAAAAATTGCCTTATTCTGAAAATATTAATTTATCTTCGGCAAGATTTAAAATTGTGTGTACGTACGAACCATTCTGCATTATCCGCTTTCTGCCTGATTCATATCTGCACCCATTTTTAGATCAAACTGCCAGATACCATTAAAGGCATAAAATAAGGATCCTATGCGGCAATTAAAAATTACAAAACAGATCACCCATCGGACGGAGCAGTCCATTGGACTGTATTTCCAGGAGATAAACAAGCTCCCGCTCATTACCGCTGACGAAGAAGTTGAATTATCCGTACGCATCCGAAACGGGGATGAAGAGGCCCTGGAGCGACTTGTCTCAGCCAATCTGCGTTTTGTCATCTCAGTAGCCAAGCAGTATCAAAACCGGGGACTTTCATTCCCCGATCTGATCAACGAGGGCAACGTGGGGCTGGTAAAAGCAGCCAAAAAATTTGACGAGACCAAAGGCTTCAAGTTCATCTCCTATGCCGTTTGGTGGATACGGCAGTCCATCATACAGGCCATTGCTGAACAAACACGGATGGTACGGCTGCCTCTCAACAGGGTTTCTTCAATAAAAAAGATCACTAGCACCATTCCTTATCTTGAACAACAATTTGAAAGGGAACCCACCGATGAAGAAATTGCCGGAGCGCTCAACCTTTCCAGTGAAAAAGTAAAAGCTTCGCACTTTCACAACCAGAGACATATATCTCTTGACACCTCGCCTTCGAATGATGAACAGGACGATTCCAGCCTGTACGATCTGATTCAGAATAAAGAGACCCCCGACCCCGACAATCAACTGATGGAGGAATCGCTGGAAACGAATATTCACAGGGCCCTGAAGAAACTAAGCAAAAGGGAGGCAACCATTATCATCATGTTTTACGGGCTGGGCAATACACAGATATATTCACTACACCGTATTGCTTCCCACTTCAATATGTCGTCCGAGCGCATCCGGCAAATCAAAAGCAAAAGTCTGATAAAATTAAAAGCCCTGCTTCAGGGGAAGGAATGTTTTATGGAATAACATGCCGCAGGGAGATATCAACAACATCATTTAATCATTTAAACTAAAAATTTTATTATATGGGAAGATCAAGAGAAACATACAACAAAAAAGAAGTAAGAAAGAAGAAGGAAAAAAAGAAACAAGATAAAGAAAAGAAAAGAGAAGAAAAGAAAGACCAGGAGAAAAAAAGCGGTCTGGACGATATGATAGCCTACGTTGACGAAGATGGCAACATAATCGATACACCGCCCGATTCCGAAGATAAGGAAGACATAGAAGCGTCGGATATCGAAATCGGCGTACCCAAAAAGGAACCTGAGCCGGAACCCGAGATAAGAAAAGGAAGGGTTACCTTTTTCAACGATTCAAAAGGTTTCGGATTCATAGAAGATTTCAAAACCCGCGAGCGTCTTTTTCTCCATGTAAGCAATTTCAGGGAAGAAATTGAAGAAGGCGACGTGGTCAATTTCAAGGCAGAAAAAGGGGACAGAGGGCTTGTTGCCAAAGAGGTCACGATTTTCAGGGGATAACATCCATCTTGCTCTGCGCTCTGTGCCCTGAGCTCTCACTCATCCCTCAGCGTATCCACCGGATTTTTCATGGAGGCACGATAGGTGTGTATGCCCACCGTCAATACCGCAATGGTGAAAGTAATCAGGAAGGCAGAGAAAAAGGGCAGGAAAGAAAGATCGGTACGATAGTGAAAGCCCTGCAACCATTGACGCATGATGTAATAACCCAGGGGAAGCCCGATCAAACCGGCCAGTAATACCCATCTGGTGAAATCTTTGATTAGTAAAAGGATCAGCCTGTTTACCCCGGAACCCATCACTTTGCGGATGCCAATTTCCTTTTGTCGCTGCTGCGTCATGAATGATGACAGTCCGAGCAGTCCCAGACATGAAATCAGGATGGCAAATACGGTAAAATAGCCAAAAAGGTTGCCGGTCCGCTCTTCTGCACGATACATATCATCCAAATATTGATCTACAAAAGTGTATCCGAAGGGATGATCCTTCTCGATCTGCTCCCAGACCTCTTCTGCATGGGCAAGCGCCTCACGGGTCCGGCCCGGTCGCATCCGAAAAAGTATACTCCGCGTTGCTTTTCTGTCAAGTATCAGGGCATGGGCATTGATTTTGTGGTGGATCGTATTATAGTTAAAATCTTTGTAAACCCCGACAATTCTTCCCCGCTCCTGTCCTAGCGTAATGGCTTTTCCAACTGGATTTTCAAGTCCCATCTCCTTTACAGCCGTTTCATTGATCAGAAACACCATACCGGAATCATTATCCAGATCTCTTGAAAGGCTTCTGCCTTCTGCCACTCCTATATCCAGCGTTTCTACAATATCATGGTCTGCCAGGTGAAAGTGCAGCCGTAGGCTTCTGCTGCCATTATTGCCTTCCCACTGATCCACTTCCAGGCTGCGGCCGGCATAGCTCAGCGGATCAGAAAGTGCACTGACATGGGTTATGTCCGGGCTTGCAAGTAAGCGTTCCCTAACAATCTCATATTTATTTTTTATTTCACCCCGCTGGTGCAGTGTGCACAAATTTTTACTGTCATAGCCCAGGTTCTTATTACTGATGAAATTCAGCTGATTTTTAACCACAAAGGTAGAAACGATAAGGGCCATGGATATAGAAAATTGTACGATAACCAGGATCCTTCTGAAATGACCCGAACCCGGTTTCTTTCCTGCCTTTCCTTTCAACATCCTGAGGGGATGAAAAGCGGAAAGATAAAGCGCCGGAAAGCTGCCTGCAATAAGTGCAGTGATCACAGCCAAAGTAAAATAGGCTATGATGATATAGGGATTCGTCAGTATATTTTGCGACAGGGCCTTTCCGGAAAGGTTGTTGAAATGGGGCAAGGTAAGCTCAACCAAAAGGAGGGCGATCACAAAGCTGAGGAAGGTGATCAGAGCCGACTCAAAGTAAAACTGGGTGATCAGATGTTTTCTGTTGGCACCCTGTATTTTCCTTACGCCGATCTCTTTTGTCCTGTTTGCTGCCCGCGCTGTGGTAAGGTTCATGAAATTGATGCAGGCAATCAGCAGGATGATCAGGGC harbors:
- a CDS encoding ABC transporter permease; protein product: MPRLTLYIMFRNFLFTAIRIIIRDKTFSLINILGFSIGIACTVLILFWVQDELSYDQYHEHKDRIYRVLSSVPTGEEYLEAGVTPAALAPMLEEAFPEIEMATRFKSMGSYTLVKGEKRFRERYCGIAESKLFSIFTFPFIEGNPETCLDGPNSIVLTESLARKYFGDHSAMGEKIEIPGMGLFKVTSVIEDVTHCHFQFNYLIPFGWAEFFYKENIEELGPFNYSTYIMTKKGVNSDDLEKKIEPFFNMHADQNRKDNEVHSMLFLQNLTDIYLRSDFSYDFTQRGDIRSVWTFSAVALIILLIACINFMNLTTARAANRTKEIGVRKIQGANRKHLITQFYFESALITFLSFVIALLLVELTLPHFNNLSGKALSQNILTNPYIIIAYFTLAVITALIAGSFPALYLSAFHPLRMLKGKAGKKPGSGHFRRILVIVQFSISMALIVSTFVVKNQLNFISNKNLGYDSKNLCTLHQRGEIKNKYEIVRERLLASPDITHVSALSDPLSYAGRSLEVDQWEGNNGSRSLRLHFHLADHDIVETLDIGVAEGRSLSRDLDNDSGMVFLINETAVKEMGLENPVGKAITLGQERGRIVGVYKDFNYNTIHHKINAHALILDRKATRSILFRMRPGRTREALAHAEEVWEQIEKDHPFGYTFVDQYLDDMYRAEERTGNLFGYFTVFAILISCLGLLGLSSFMTQQRQKEIGIRKVMGSGVNRLILLLIKDFTRWVLLAGLIGLPLGYYIMRQWLQGFHYRTDLSFLPFFSAFLITFTIAVLTVGIHTYRASMKNPVDTLRDE
- a CDS encoding sigma-70 family RNA polymerase sigma factor codes for the protein MRQLKITKQITHRTEQSIGLYFQEINKLPLITADEEVELSVRIRNGDEEALERLVSANLRFVISVAKQYQNRGLSFPDLINEGNVGLVKAAKKFDETKGFKFISYAVWWIRQSIIQAIAEQTRMVRLPLNRVSSIKKITSTIPYLEQQFEREPTDEEIAGALNLSSEKVKASHFHNQRHISLDTSPSNDEQDDSSLYDLIQNKETPDPDNQLMEESLETNIHRALKKLSKREATIIIMFYGLGNTQIYSLHRIASHFNMSSERIRQIKSKSLIKLKALLQGKECFME
- a CDS encoding cold shock domain-containing protein: MGRSRETYNKKEVRKKKEKKKQDKEKKREEKKDQEKKSGLDDMIAYVDEDGNIIDTPPDSEDKEDIEASDIEIGVPKKEPEPEPEIRKGRVTFFNDSKGFGFIEDFKTRERLFLHVSNFREEIEEGDVVNFKAEKGDRGLVAKEVTIFRG